The Sander vitreus isolate 19-12246 chromosome 5, sanVit1, whole genome shotgun sequence genome includes a region encoding these proteins:
- the clip1a gene encoding uncharacterized protein clip1a isoform X1, whose product MSTARPSGIKGPSKIARPPGTAAPKTNPSTAGVKAAAADKLAASASGGDAGESAGEIFQIGERVWVNGNKPGYIQFLGEAQFAPGQWAGIVLDEPIGKNDGSVAGVRYFQCEALRGIFTRPSKLSLTEGEANGTETAPPSRAASPTPSVGSVSSHTPATKSTSPTTATKKASSTTPATPATPSSNLPRTNSESVSNLSETGSVKKGERELKMGDRVLVGGTKAGVVRFLGETDFAKGEWCGVELDEPLGKNDGAVAGTRYFQCQPKYGLFAPVHKVTRIGFPSTTPAKAKTTVRKVVATPSGLKRSPSASSISTMSSVASSVSAKPSRTGLLTETSSRYNRKISGTTALQEALKEKQQHIEQLMAERDMERAEVAKATGHVGEMEQEIGLLRVDQEQMEAKMDQLRALVEAADKDKVELLNQLEEERRKVEDLQFRVEEACITKGDLETQTRLEHAHIKELEQSLLFEKTKAEKLQRELEDTRVATVSERSRIMDLERDLSLRTREVADLQLRLGTQQGSEDSNSTVSPLLEEINSLRDQLASQEAKQKEELKKYKEKLEAQEKTHSEAAAQVQATSVRLSGDNEQLQMRLSHAEKENADIIELWRSKLESAIASHQQAMEELKVSFSKGSGAQTEQLIETKSALEKLNIEHKLALEEAGAKHEADAVAWTREKHALKAQLLSLIEDKERLEESLRSSVERAEEQHLVEMEDVLGKLHAAELRVKELEEKEGMSAQQAQDKDRQTIEQMSEIVALRSQVAQGNQELVTLKSQLEMVQSQGNNQGAMVSELSSQLEGRQQEVLSLQQSLTTVQQEKDVLEQELGGLKQRLAESTEEQTKSSNTMQETLEKLGKKEEQCTFLITKSESLRSQLSGLERKLKAADERLEQLSKDKYKLENDISDMMKTSGNSSVQLTKMNEDLIQKERRLEELQSQLSEEKEKAVHSNEQLQQEQSRREQELKETRDTHQSQISSLQDKIANLEKTVKQGETLVEELKASQEKSLSQSSELHVKELEVLQCQVDKWKQELSSSTDKTQELEKLVFELQPYKEQVQCLSAELDSYKHDVEHLSKKLEKQSLDLENMCKESEDVKAEKGKLEKRLSDVQTKLSALEISHQELSVQNEELLITRDKLSKHQEDLLANNKCSDEERISLSKELEKLKYLLQEVQTENNNLKNAKGEHQSQIEELQRQNSEKNDLLLKHQQDIQQIEAKKKQLYDDYENVCKEKHQLEDNLNESRSKLTCEKDNLILERDSARNAKKSLDAKNAELQAKLKSLNLEKEDLTMKNTQLQALTETLTNEKVAMSSEINAVVLEKKSLETVKEELQNKLSVTKKDLESSVRECDELKASKMSLAQMLEEFKTSSQVTDSERLHLLQEKEDLLAIQRKVCNEKEELLGEIEELKGKLTVSTEQLSKSNKKFKEALSSFEQEKQAFRLQNSEIEMALHVIRKEKMSLDSALEQQKMDYERLAGEKGELEEKHTKTISENNALSLERDKLASDIRTNKDQLDSYSRANDHFTQEKSHLTAMLEETKRQKDKVEAEMASLKREKADLQNELQKHNSDIENLEKGKTELVQEHSKLKMEFEKANSELVQQVDNLTKDCQRLQLLQTEADNKAQSLQKENQGLLQEIQELKCQTESITGAKHLLETQLQAESSDRSKAIADKDGLSKQIKELQKMLLKVSQENKDISSSLTNANEQKKSFMVDIEALKMQLKQREQETIQLIEDKKQLLSKLEDLGKQMTVLTTEKEDLLAGQCKLEQNISSFHTSQENWLTEGSKLLGEIEKLRASQTQLEVDVKGLQSEKELLEKQYKNAVAEVSASAVVKEEISTSISNLTAQKDALQVERDEATQQIRQLESQLKNAISKQLEATEASGKTAEALEQLTKEKAGLMQEKNEAQSLLEELRSSKQKMETQLKTLKKDNSKCQEDLKVSKEQLCIETQRTESLCQEIEELKEVVTVKTQSLQMLQDENNKLTRELDNSHQEQSELVKLKDEHSKLKKQLKQSLPNNAFSESSLKEQFEKEKAALQQSIHKNSAFISEKEQHVEKLMSELVGLHGERAAVETLQGTIQALERDKANLQGRVQRLEKDLAAGPDTNKSSGDAVLDQLREDKETAESQIEFLNSVIIDLQRKNEELKDKLEKMAAAALNGNNPSELDNYDSHDKEPVKKKAPPRLFCDICDCFDLHDTEDCPTQMQMPDSPPHTTYHGNKGEERSYCDICEVFGHWTESCNDDQTF is encoded by the exons ATGAGCACAGCCAGGCCCAGTGGGATCAAAGGGCCCAGCAAAATAGCTAGGCCACCTGGGACAGCAGCCCCCAAGACCAACCCCAGCACAG CTGGAGTTAAAGCTGCTGCGGCCGACAAATTAGCTGCAAGTGCCAGTGGAGGAGATGCCGGGGAGAGTGCTGGGGAGATCTTCCAGATTGGGGAGCGAGTATGGGTAAATGGGAATAAGCCAGGCTACATACAGTTTTTGGGAGAGGCACAGTTTGCTCCAGGACAGTGGGCAGGGATTGTTCTGGATGAGCCAATTGGGAAGAATGATGGGTCGGTGGCAGGGGTGCGCTACTTCCAGTGCGAAGCCCTGCGAGGAATTTTTACCCGGCCATCCAAGTTGTCTCTCACAGAGGGGGAGGCTAACGGAACTGAGACAGCACCCCCCTCCCGTGCTGCATCACCCACTCCTTCAGTTGGCAGCGTATCCTCGCATACACCTGCCACAAAATCAACATCACCTACCACTGCAACCAAGAAGGCCTCCTCCACAACACCAGCTACGCCAGCTACACCATCCTCCAACCTCCCACGCACAAACAGTGAATCTGTCTCCAACCTCTCCGAGACTGGATCAGTCAAGAAGGGGGAAAGGGAGCTGAAGATGGGTGACAGAGTATTG GTTGGTGGTACAAAGGCAGGAGTGGTACGTTTCCTTGGAGAAACAGATTTTGCCAAAGGCGAGTGGTGTGGTGTGGAATTGGATGAGCCCTTAGGAAAGAATGACGGGGCAGTGGCGGGCACAAG ATATTTTCAGTGCCAACCCAAGTATGGTTTATTTGCTCCAGTGCACAAAGTCACACGCATTGGCTTCCCTTCCACCACGCCAGCCAAAGCAAAAACAACGGTTCGGAAAGTAGTGGCCACACCATCAGGGCTAAAGCGAAGCCCTAGTGCCTCCTCCATCAGTACCATGAGCTCTGTGGCATCCTCTGTCAGTGCCAAGCCCAGCCGCACAGGCCTG CTAACAGAGACATCATCACGGTACAATCGTAAGATTTCAGGCACTACAGCCCTGCAGGAGGCCCTAAAGGAGAAGCAGCAGCACATTGAGCAGCTAATGGCTGAGAGGGACATGGAGAGAGCTGAAGTTGCCAAGGCCACTGGCCATGTTGGAGAGATGGAGCAAGAAATTGGCCTGCTGAGGGTTGATCAGGAGCAG ATGGAGGCCAAGATGGATCAGTTACGTGCCTTAGTAGAAGCTgcagacaaagacaaagtgGAGCTGCTGAatcagctggaggaggagcgTAG GAAGGTGGAGGACCTTCAGTTCCGTGTAGAGGAAGCCTGCATTACCAAAGGAGACCTGGAG ACGCAGACCAGACTGGAGCATGCCCACATTAAGGAGCTTGAACAGAGCCTACTCTTTGAAAAGACCAAAGCTGAGAAACTCCAAAGAGAGTTAGAAGACACTAGG GTTGCTACTGTGTCGGAAAGATCTCGTATTATGGACCTTGAGAGGGACCTTTCACTGCGAACAAGAGAGGTAGCAGACCTGCAGCTGCGTCTTGGGACCCAACAGGGCTCTGAGGACTCAAACTCTACTGTTTCTCCCCTTCTGGAAGAAATAAACTCGCTGAGAGATCAGTTGGCTTCCCAAGAAGCTAAACAGAAAGAAGAGCTGAAAAAGTACAAGGAGAAGCTTGAAGCTCAAGAAAAGACCCATAGTGAGGCCGCTGCCCAGGTTCAAGCTACATCTGTAAGGCTCTCTGGTGACAACGAGCAGTTGCAGATGCGCTTAAGCCATGCTGAGAAAGAGAATGCTGACATTATTGAACTGTGGCGTTCCAAGTTGGAGTCTGCCATTGCCTCTCACCAGCAAGCCATGGAGGAGCTAAAGGTGTCCTTCAGCAAAGGCTCAGGTGCCCAGACAGAACAACTTATCGAAACCAAAAGTGCTCTAGAGAAGCTGAACATAGAGCACAAGTTGGCTCTTGAGGAGGCTGGAGCCAAACATGAGGCTGATGCTGTAGCTTGGACTCGGGAGAAGCATGCACTGAAGGCACAGCTGTTGTCTTTGATTGAGGACAAGGAGCGACTGGAGGAGTCCCTACGGTCCAGCGTTGAAAGAGCAGAGGAGCAGCACCTTGTGGAGATGGAGGATGTTCTTGGAAAACTTCATGCTGCCGAACTTAGAGTGAAGGAGCTTGAGGAGAAAGAAGGGATGTCGGCACAACAGGCCCAAGACAAGGACCGACAAACCATAGAACAGATGTCAGAAATTGTGGCTCTGCGCAGCCAAGTAGCACAAGGTAACCAGGAGCTTGTGACCCTGAAGAGTCAATTGGAGATGGTTCAGAGCCAAGGGAACAACCAGGGTGCCATG GTTAGTGAATTGAGCTCACAGTTGGAGGGCCGACAGCAGGAAGTCCTCTCTTTACAGCAGAGTCTGACAACTGTACAGCAGGAGAAGGACGTCCTGGAGCAAGAGCTTGGAGGCCTG AAACAAAGGTTGGCTGAAAGCACAGAGGAACAGACTAAATCATCAAACACTATGCAAG aaacacttgaGAAGCTCGGTAAGAAAGAAGAGCAGTGCACATTTCTGATCACAAAATCAGAGTCTCTAAGAAGTCAACTTTCCG GGCTAGAGAGAAAGCTGAAGGCTGCAGATGAACGGCTTGAGCAGCTTTCAAAGGACAAATACAAGCTGGAAAATGATATTTCAGACATGATGAAGACATCTGGTAATAGTTCAGTACAGCTGACCAAAATGAATGAAGATCTCATACAGAAAGAAAG GAGGCTTGAGGAGTTACAGAGTCAACTAtcggaggagaaggagaaggcgGTGCACTCGAATGAACAACTCCAGCAGGAACAGTCCCGCAGAGAGCAGGAGCTGAAAGAGACCAGAGATACACATCAGTCTCAAATAAGTAGCCTTCAGGACAAGATCGCTAACTTG GAGAAGACTGTTAAACAGGGTGAGACTCTGGTTGAGGAGCTCAAGGCCTCACAGGAGAAATCCTTGTCTCAGTCTTCAGAGCTCCATGTGAAGGAACTTGAGGTTCTGCAATGTCAGGTTGACAAGTGGAAGCAGGAGCTCTCCTCCTCCACGGACAAAACCCAGGAGCTGGAGAAGTTGGTATTTGAGCTGCAGCCATACAAGGAACAGGTTCAG TGTCTTTCTGCTGAGCTTGACTCCTACAAGCATGATGTTGAACATTTGTCCAAAAAACTGGAAAAGCAGAGTCTAGATCTGGAAAATATGTGTAAGGAAAGTGAGGATGTAAAGGCTGAGAAAGGCAAACTGGAAAAACGGCTTTCAGATGTGCAGACTAAGCTCTCTGCCCTTGAGATTAGTCACCAAGAGCTTTCAGTCCAGAATGAAGAACTGCTAATAACCAGAGATAAGCTTTCAAAACACCAAGAGGACCTACTTGCCAACAACAAGTGCTCCGATGAAGAAAGGATTTCATTGAGTAAGGAGTTGGAGAAGCTGAAATATCTTCTTCAGGAAGTTCAGACTGAAAACAACAACCTGAAAAATGCTAAAGGTGAACACCAGTCTCAAATTGAGGagcttcaaagacaaaattcagagaAGAATGACTTGCTCCTAAAGCATCAGCAGGACATCCAGCAAATTGAGGCTAAAAAGAAGCAACTATATGAcgattatgaaaatgtttgcaaAGAGAAACACCAGCTTGAAGACAACCTCAATGAAAGCAGGTCAAAGCTCACATGTGAGAAGGACAATCTAATTTTAGAGAGAGATTCtgccagaaatgccaaaaaatctCTTGATGCCAAGAATGCAGAGTTGCAGGCAAAACTTAAGTCCTTGAACTTAGAAAAAGAAGATCTTACAATGAAGAACACCCAGCTGCAGGCCCTCACAGAAACACTGACAAATGAGAAGGTGGCGATGTCTTCTGAAATCAATGCTGTCGTGTTGGAGAAAAAGAGCCTTGAGACGGTGAAGGAGGAGCTCCAGAATAAACTCAGTGTTACCAAGAAAGATTTAGAGAGCTCTGTCCGTGAATGTGATGAACTTAAAGCCTCAAAAATGAGCCTGGCCCAAATGCTGGAAGAGTTCAAGACAAGCAGTCAGGTGACTGATTCTGAGAGACTTCACCTTCTGCAGGAGAAAGAAGACTTACTTGCAATCCAAAGAAAAGTCTGTAATGAGAAGGAAGAGCTCCTTGGAGAGATAGAAGAATTAAAAGGGAAGCTTACAGTCTCAACAGAACAACTATCAAAGTCCAACAAGAAATTTAAAGAAGCATTATCATCTTTTGAGCAAGAAAAGCAAGCATTTCGCCTTCAGAATTCTGAAATTGAGATGGCTCTACATGTTATACGCAAAGAAAAGATGAGCCTGGATTCAGCATTAGAGCAGCAGAAGATGGATTATGAGCGTTTGGCAGGAGAGAAGGGAGAATTGGAAGAGAAGCACACAAAAACCATATCTGAAAATAATGCTCTTTCTCTTGAGCGTGATAAGCTAGCTAGTGATATCCGAACAAATAAGGACCAGTTGGATAGTTACTCCAGAGCTAATGACCACTTTACTCAAGAGAAGTCTCATTTAACAGCAATGCTAGAGGAAACCAAACGCCAGAAAGACAAAGTTGAAGCAGAGATGGCCTCTTTGAAACGAGAAAAGGCTGACCTACAAAATGAGCTGCAGAAACATAACTCTGATATTGAAAATCTTGAAAAGGGCAAAACCGAACTTGTTCAAGAGCACAGTAAACTAAAAATGGAGTTTGAGAAGGCTAATTCAGAGCTTGTTCAACAGGTTGATAATCTTACCAAAGATTGTCAGCGTCTGCAATTGTTGCAGACTGAAGCtgacaacaaagcacagtcctTGCAGAAAGAGAACCAGGGTCTGCTTCAGGAGATCCAGGAGTTAAAATGTCAGACTGAATCAATAACAGGGGCCAAGCACCTTCTTGAGACCCAGCTACAGGCGGAGTCCAGTGATCGGAGTAAAGCGATAGCTGACAAGGATGGTCTCTCTAAACAAATTAAGGAGCTGCAGAAAATGTTGTTAAAAGTTTcacaagaaaataaagacatttcatCTAGCCTTACGAATGCTAATGAGCAAAAGAAGTCTTTTATGGTGGATATTGAGGCTTTGAAAATGCAATTGAAGCAGCGAGAGCAAGAAACTATTCAGTTGATAGAAGATAAAAAACAGCTATTATCTAAGCTTGAGGATCTAGGCAAGCAGATGACCGTCCTGACCACAGAGAAGGAAGACCTTTTAGCTGGACAGTGTAAACTGGAGCAGAACATTTCTTCTTTCCATACAAGCCAAGAAAATTGGCTCACCGAAGGGTCAAAACTCCTAGGAGAGATAGAAAAGTTGCGCGCTAGCCAGACACAACTAGAAGTTGATGTCAAGGGCCTACAAAGCGAAAAAGAACTTTTGGAAAAGCAATACAAGAATGCTGTTGCGGAGGTATCGGCTTCTGCCGTTGTGAAAGAAGAGATTTCCACCAGCATCTCAAATCTAACCGCTCAGAAGGATGCCCTGCAGGTGGAGAGAGATGAAGCCACCCAGCAAATCAGGCAGCTGGAGTCCCAACTAAAAAATGCCATTTCTAAGCAGCTTGAG GCTACAGAGGCCTCTGGCAAGACTGCTGAGGCTCTGGAACAGCTGACAAAAGAGAAGGCCGGTTTGATGCAGGAGAAGAACGAAGCCCAATCTCTATTGGAAGAGCTCCGGAGCTCCAAGCAGAAGATGGAGACACAG CTGAAAACATTGAAGAAAGATAATTCCAAGTGCCAGGAAGATCTGAAAGTATCCAAAGAGCAGCTTTGCATAGAAACTCAGAGGACTGAGAGTCTGTGCCAGGAAAT TGAGGAGCTTAAAGAAGTCGTTACTGTGAAGACACAGTCCCTGCAGATGCTGCAAGATGAGAACAACAAGCTGACTCGGGAGCTTGATAACAGTCACCAAGAGCAGAGCGAACTTGTGAAG ctcAAGGATGAGCACTCAAAACTCAAAAAACAGTTGAAGCAAAG CCTGCCAAATAATGCCTTCAG TGAGAGCAGCTTGAAGGAGCAGTTTGAGAAGGAGAAGGCTGCCCTCCAACAGTCCATCCATAAAAACAGTGCCTTCATTTCAGAAAAGGAGCAGCACGTGGAAAAGCTGATGAGTGAG